A stretch of DNA from Shewanella sediminis HAW-EB3:
TGAAGCGGTTTCGGTTTCATTTATCGAACCAAAAGCGGCGATCAAGTGCATCGAACGCCGTGCTAAGCAAGGTGAAAGCGTTGACTTAGGTAAGGCAAAACGCGTCATTGCTATCGGTAGCGGCATCGGCAAGCAAGAAAACCTTCAGATGGTTGCCGATCTCGGTGCTGCACTTGGTGCAGAGCTGGGTTGTTCTCGTCCGATTGCCGAAACTGAAAAGTGGATGGAGCGCGAGCGTTACATCGGAGTTTCAGGGGTCATGCTAAAACCAGAACTCTATCTGGCTCTTGGCATCTCTGGACAGATCCAGCATATGGTTGGCGCATTAGGTTCACAAACTATTCTTGCGGTAAACAAAGATAAGAATGCACCAATCTTCCAATATGCTGACTACGGAATTGTTGGTGACCTGAATAAGGTTGTACCGGCACTGATCAGCGCCTTTAAAGGTTAATTGAAGATCGGGTCGTATTAATCTCCCGACGTAACACCGGACACATTCATGTCCGGTGTTAAAACCCAAATTATGTGAAGAGTAAATTTGTATGGAAGAAGAAGCATTTGACGCGATTATCGTAGGAGCCGGGCTTGCTGGATGCGTTGCCGCTTATGTTTTAGCAAAAGAGGGAGCGGACGTTCTCGTTATTGAGCGCGGTAACTATGCCGGCAGCAAAAACATGACCGGTGGCCGACTCTATGCTCATAGTCTGGAGAAGATTATTCCCGGCTTTGCTAAAGAAGCCCCGGTAGAGAGAAAAGTCACTAAAGAAAAAGTCACCTTCCTAACCGATGATACCGGCGTCACTCTGGACTACCATAATGGCCGTTCACAAACATCGACACAAGAATCTTATACCGTATTACGAGGTGACTTTGACCAATGGTTGATGGCCAAAGCCGAAGAGGTTGGTGCCCAGTTTATTACCGGTATTCGTGTCGATGAGCTGATTACTAAAGATGGCAAAGTCGTAGGTGTTAATGCAGACGGTGATGAGTTGATAGCTAAGGCTGTCATTTTGGCCGAAGGTGTTAACCCTGTGCTTGGTGAAAAATTAGGCATGGTAAAACCTAAAGTAAACGCCGATGCCATGGCTGTGGGTGCTAAAGAGCTGATTGAACTTCCCAAAGAGGTCATTCAGGACAGATTTAATCTCTCAGATGATGAAGGCGCAGCCTGGTTGTTCGCCGGCTCGCCATCAAATGGTTTGATGGGTGGTGGTTTCATCTATACCAACCAAACTACAGTCTCATTGGGTATCGTCTGCGGACTGCATGATATAGGCAGCTCAGATAAAACCGTTCCACAAATGCTTGAAGACTTCAAAAATCACTCAATCATTAAGCCTCTGCTTGAAGGCGGGAAACTACTCGAGTATTCGGGTCATGTAGTACCGGAAGCTGGCTTAAATATGGTCCCTAAACTGGTTGATGATGGCGTATTGATAACCGGAGATGCGGCGGGTTTCTGCTTAAACATCGGCTACACCGTTCGCGGAATGGATCTTGCCATTGCTTCTGGCGAAGCGGCAGCGAAAGCCGTATTAACGGCGCGTGCAAACAAGGATTTCAGTGCACAAGGTTTGTCTTCATATCAGACTCTTTTGGAAGACAGCTTTGTAATGAAAGATCTGAAACTCTATAAGAACCTTCCAGCTTTCATGGAGACTCCACGGATCTTCAACGAATATCCAAAGATGGTTGCCGACATAATGCAAAGCATGTTCACAGTAGATGGCAGCGAATCGCAACCACTTCGGAAGACCCTCATGAAACACTGTAAAGAAGTGGGTTACATGAACCTGATTAAAGATGGCATTAAAGGAGTGACTGCAATATGACCGAAACAGTCAATGTAGACGTAAAACTTGGCGTCAATAAGTTTCATGTAGATGAAGGTCATCCACATATTATCTTGAAAGATAATCCGAATATGACCGAGTATCGCAAATTGGTAAACGCCTGCCCTGCTGGTTTGTATAAACTTGAAGAAGATGGCTCTATCCGTTTCGATTCTGCGGGTTGTTTGGAGTGCGGTACCTGTAAGTTTCTTTGTGGTGACACAATTTTAGAAAAATGGGAATACCCAAGAGGAACATTTGGTATCGAATACCGATATGGATAACCATTTGGAAACTGGGTGTTTATAGAACACCCATATTTCTGGCCCCTACAGTTTTAGAGTCAGAATAATGTTATCTCGGTTAAAGTTATTGATTACACAATTATAAGAACAGTAACTTAACATGTTTGGTTCTAGCTTTATTGATAAGCGCGTGTGTTCATTTTATAACATGAACAACCTGGTAAAAAGATGTGAAGCCCATAGGCTTATTTGTTCAATGCGCGGTAAAAGCTAAAAGAAAAGCTTAACCAAATAAAGCATTACCCTGTGTTTGAAATAAATTTCAATATTTACAATAAAAA
This window harbors:
- the fixC gene encoding FAD-dependent oxidoreductase FixC encodes the protein MEEEAFDAIIVGAGLAGCVAAYVLAKEGADVLVIERGNYAGSKNMTGGRLYAHSLEKIIPGFAKEAPVERKVTKEKVTFLTDDTGVTLDYHNGRSQTSTQESYTVLRGDFDQWLMAKAEEVGAQFITGIRVDELITKDGKVVGVNADGDELIAKAVILAEGVNPVLGEKLGMVKPKVNADAMAVGAKELIELPKEVIQDRFNLSDDEGAAWLFAGSPSNGLMGGGFIYTNQTTVSLGIVCGLHDIGSSDKTVPQMLEDFKNHSIIKPLLEGGKLLEYSGHVVPEAGLNMVPKLVDDGVLITGDAAGFCLNIGYTVRGMDLAIASGEAAAKAVLTARANKDFSAQGLSSYQTLLEDSFVMKDLKLYKNLPAFMETPRIFNEYPKMVADIMQSMFTVDGSESQPLRKTLMKHCKEVGYMNLIKDGIKGVTAI
- a CDS encoding 4Fe-4S dicluster domain-containing protein, with translation MTETVNVDVKLGVNKFHVDEGHPHIILKDNPNMTEYRKLVNACPAGLYKLEEDGSIRFDSAGCLECGTCKFLCGDTILEKWEYPRGTFGIEYRYG